Proteins encoded by one window of Salvia splendens isolate huo1 chromosome 5, SspV2, whole genome shotgun sequence:
- the LOC121805158 gene encoding plastid division protein PDV2-like, with the protein MDEDRIVLVLAKTSDLRSKIISCIQNTASNADGEIGESESKESAGKHVEEEAESLLNIKDAVESLEAQLSSLQALQQQQWYEREAALAEIEYSQKKLLKELKEYKGKDLEVIHEAVSFASETEDTNDLLLPPYPSRPSPSMVSKSGYLSTFTSSRRSPQNGFTSGGAKNLHHIPSSVQKSEARGAFKSVRVLLGAAAKMAMTVVGVMTILSLAGFEARLGKRDNQFRVLGLFQQRQDEEKGNSVVCPLGKVPIVENGETRCIVKERVEVPFEPVVSVPDVSYGCG; encoded by the exons ATGGATGAGGATAGAATAGTGCTCGTTTTGGCCAAGACCTCAGACTTACGCTCCAAGATTATCAGCTGCATTCAGAATACAGCTTCTAATGCTGACGGAGAAATCGGAGAGAGTGAGTCCAAGGAATCTGCAGGCAAACATGTTGAGGAAGAAGCTGAGAGTCTCCTCAATATTAAAGATGCTGTCGAATCCCTTGAGGCGCAGCTCTCTTCTTTGCAG GCACTTCAGCAGCAACAATGGTACGAAAGAGAAGCAGCCTTGGCTGAAATCGAATACAGTCAGAAGAAGTTGCTGAAAGAGCTGAAGGAATACAAAGGCAAGGACTTGGAAGTCATACACGAGGCAGTGTCTTTTGCCAGTGAAACAGAGGACACCAATGATCTCCTTCTTCCTCCATATCCAAGCCGACCTTCACCGTCCATGGTGTCCAAAAGCGGCTACCTCTCTACTTTCACCTCCTCCCGAAGATCCCCTCAGAACGGGTTTACAAGTGGTGGCGCAAAAAATCTCCACCACATCCCCAGCAGTGTTCAAAAATCGGAGGCCAGGGGGGCATTTAAGTCAGTCCGAGTTTTGTTAGGTGCTGCAGCTAAGATGGCCATGACTGTAGTCGGGGTGATGACTATCTTGAGCTTGGCGGGCTTTGAGGCGCGACTGGGGAAACGTGATAACCAGTTCAGGGTCTTGGGTCTGTTTCAGCAGCGACAGGATGAGGAGAAGGGGAATAGCGTGGTGTGCCCACTGGGGAAGGTCCCCATCGTTGAAAACGGGGAGACGAGGTGCATTGTGAAAGAGAGAGTTGAAGTTCCATTTGAACCTGTTGTTTCTGTTCCAGATGTGAGTTACGGTTGTGGTTGA